The genomic segment AGAAAGTAATTTTTAATTGAAGATATGATATTAATATTATTCAATTTTGATTTTTGGAAAAATAAAACCCCTACTCATAAAAGCAGAGGTAATAAAACAAAATTATAATTTTTCTGTAATTATATTAACAAAATATCTATGGAATGATTCATCTCCCGTAAGTTCAGGATGAAATGAAGTTGCCAACATATTCTTTTCCCTTGCTGCAATAATCTTCCCTTCGTGCTTTGATAAAATTTCAACTCCTTCTCCAACCTTCTCAATGTAAGGTGCTCTAATGAAAACTAATGATATTGGTTTTGATGAAACTTGCGGTATTGTCTTTTCTATCATAAAACTATCTATCTGACTACCATATGCATTTCTTTTCACTTCAATATCCATTACTCCTAAATGTACATAATCCTGCCCTGCAATTTTTTTTGCCAATAATATCATTCCTGCACACGTTCCCCATACAGGCATTCCTTTTTTTATTCTTTCCTTTAA from the Caloranaerobacter ferrireducens genome contains:
- the pdxT gene encoding pyridoxal 5'-phosphate synthase glutaminase subunit PdxT; this translates as MIKVGVLDFQGSVVEHIEMLKKIEGIKPIRVKYTKQINEIDGLILPGGESTTIGKLMKDFNIFLPLKERIKKGMPVWGTCAGMILLAKKIAGQDYVHLGVMDIEVKRNAYGSQIDSFMIEKTIPQVSSKPISLVFIRAPYIEKVGEGVEILSKHEGKIIAAREKNMLATSFHPELTGDESFHRYFVNIITEKL